A part of Gambusia affinis linkage group LG21, SWU_Gaff_1.0, whole genome shotgun sequence genomic DNA contains:
- the wasf3b gene encoding wiskott-Aldrich syndrome protein family member 3b — MPLVKRNIDPRHLCRGALPDGIGSELECVMNNTLSAIIRQLSSLSKHAEDIFGELFNEANNFYLRANSLQDRIDRLAVKVTQLDSTVEEVSLQDINMRKAFKSSTTQDQQVVSKSSVPNPVKEMYNLSDKPPPLTILTPYRDDHKEALKFYTDPSYFFDLWKEKMLQDTEDKRKEKRKQKEQRRCVDGTLQREVKKVRKARNRRQEWNMMALDKELRPDHRHTIHRDRAASSEGSMSPENRGHSVDQHHYPNSMNHAGHAHTYSGPPPSILAAQMAAGHAPRGGGEHDSRGRTMIAYHGGTLGRPHHHQAPLPPPPAEAMNGGSMSLPPMDYSMDGYANTGPPPPPPAPLIPSAQTAFASPPGGPMAVSAGYAPPPPPVSGAQVAPPPPGPPGPPPPPVPAGASHSTSYKMSSATQAENAAVNDARSDLLAAIRMGIQLKKVQEQQEQQAKREPVGNDVATILSRRIAVEYSDSEDDSELEENDWDADDAVPADRDAAQRGEEEEERGSWKKDRGGKSAAAARPLTGPWTAVVRGRSGEWSSSGCEGRGGGGGGEEGGGGGTGGE, encoded by the exons ATGCCGCTGGTGAAGAGAAACATCGATCCGCGTCACCTCTGCCGGGGGGCGCTGCCGGACGGCATCGGCAGCGAGTTGGAGTGTGTGATGAACAACACCTTGTCGGCCATCATCCGTCAGCTCAGCAGCCTGA GTAAACATGCAGAGGACATATTTGGCGAACTGTTCAACGAGGCCAACAATTTCTACCTGCGTGCCAACTCTCTGCAGGACCGCATCGACCGGCTCGCCGTCAAAGTCACACAGCTGGACTCCACAGTGGAGGAAG TTTCTCTGCAAGATATCAACATGAGGAAGGCCTTTAAGAGCTCCACCACTCAAGACCAGCAGGTGGTGTCCAAGAGCAGCGTTCCCAACCCGGTAAAAGAGATGTACAACCTGAGCGACAAGCCGCCACCGCTCACCATCCTCACGCCTTACAG agatgATCACAAGGAAGCCCTTAAATTTTACACAGACCCCTCCTACTTTTTTGACTTGTGGAAGGAAAAGATGCTGCAGGACACGGAGGACaaaaggaaagagaagaggaagcagAAG GAGCAGAGGCGCTGTGTGGATGGGACTCTGCAGAGGGAGGTCAAGAAGGTCCGCAAAGCGAGGAACCGTCGGCAGGAGTGGAACATGATGGCTCTGGATAAGGAGCTGAGGCCAGACCACCGGCACACAATTCACAGAGACAGAGCCGCCTCCTCCGAAGGATCCATGTCACCAGAAAACAG GGGTCACAGTGTGGATCAGCATCACTACCCCAACAGCATGAACCACGCCGGCCACGCCCACACCTACTCTGGCCCCCCGCCCAGCATCCTGGCCGCCCAGATGGCTGCAGGACACGCCCCCCGGGGAGGAGGCGAACACGACAGTAGAGGCAGGACCATGATAGCCTACCATGGCGGGACGCTGGGCCGCCCGCACCACCACCAAGCCCCTCTGCCTCCTCCACCAGCTGAGGCCATGAATGGTGGCTCTATGTCTCTGCCACCAATGGACTACag TATGGACGGCTATGCCAACACCGGCCCTCCCCCGCCGCCCCCAGCACCCCTCATACCTTCTGCACAGACGGCCTTCGCCTCGCCACCCGGCGGCCCCATGGCCGTCTCCGCCGGCTACGCTCCGCCTCCGCCACCTGTATCTGGAGCTCAAGTGGCTCCGCCTCCTCCCGGCCCCCCGGGGCCACCGCCTCCACCCGTCCCAGCTGGTGCCTCCCACTCCACGTCCTACAAGATGTCTTCGGCGACGCAAGCTGAGAACGCGGCGGTCAACGACGCTCGCAGTGACCTGCTGGCTGCTATACGGATGG gCATCCAGCTGAAGAAGGTGCAGGAGCAACAGGAGCAGCAGGCTAAGAGAGAGCCTGTTGGAAACGACGTGGCCACCATCCTGTCGCGCCGCATCGCCGTCGAATACTCCGACTCGGAGGACGACTCGGAGTTGGAGGAGAACGATTG GGACGCAGATGATGCGGTGCCGGCGGACAGAGACGCAGCTCAgcgaggagaggaagaggaggagagaggatcATGGAAGAAAGACCGGGGAGGGAAGAGCGCAGCGGCGGCTCGGCCACTGACGGGGCCGTGGACTGCGGTGGTGCGGGGACGGAGTGGCGAGTGGAGCAGCAGCGGCTGcgaaggaagaggagggggaggaggaggagaagaaggaggaggagggggaacaGGAGGTGAGTGA
- the gpr12 gene encoding G-protein coupled receptor 12: MGGTMSEEPPVSPSWLSPDPTAWASGAPMDNSTSLGSFPAEDSPLRPGQLPLLVNPWDIVLCSSGTLIACENALVVLVIWQNPTLRAPMFLLIGSLALADLLAGLGLVLHFICAYLLRSDSAQLLTVGLVVASFSASVFSLLAITVDRYLSLYYALTYNSARTTAFTYTMLVLLWGLSLCLGLLPVTGINCLAEEVTCSVVRPLTKNNIAVLSVSFLLLFGLMLQLYVQICKIVMRHAHQIALQHHFLAATPHYVTTRKGVSTLAIILGTFAACWMPFTVYSLIADYTYPPLYTYATLVPATYNSVINPVIYAFRNQEIQKALWLVCCGCVPTSVAHRARTPSDV, encoded by the coding sequence ATGGGGGGCACAATGAGTGAGGAGCCACCAGTCTCCCCCAGCTGGCTGAGCCCTGATCCCACAGCGTGGGCCAGCGGGGCCCCAATGGACAACAGCACCAGCTTGGGGTCGTTCCCAGCGGAGGACTCGCCCCTGCGGCCTGGCCAGCTGCCACTGCTGGTCAACCCCTGGGACATCGTGCTGTGTTCATCGGGGACCCTGATTGCCTGCGAGAACGCCTTGGTGGTGCTGGTGATCTGGCAGAACCCGACGCTCAGAGCCCCCATGTTCCTCCTGATCGGCAGCCTGGCTCTGGCCGACCTGCTGGCCGGCCTGGGCCTGGTCCTTCACTTCATCTGTGCCTACCTGCTCCGCTCGGACTCGGCCCAGTTGCTAACGGTGGGTCTGGTGGTGGCCTCCTTCTCGGCCTCCGTCTTCAGCCTGCTGGCCATCACCGTCGACCGCTACCTGTCGCTCTATTACGCCCTCACCTACAACTCGGCGCGGACGACGGCCTTTACCTACACCATGCTGGTGCTACTGTGGGGTCTCTCCCTGTGTCTCGGCCTGCTGCCGGTCACCGGGATCAACTGCCTGGCCGAGGAGGTCACCTGCAGCGTGGTTCGACCTCTGACCAAGAACAACATTGCGGTCCTGTCCGtctccttcctgctgctcttcgGCCTCATGCTGCAGCTCTACGTCCAGATCTGCAAGATCGTAATGCGCCACGCCCACCAGATCGCCCTGCAGCACCACTTCCTGGCTGCCACGCCCCACTACGTCACCACCCGGAAGGGCGTTTCCACCCTGGCCATCATCCTGGGCACCTTCGCCGCCTGCTGGATGCCGTTCACTGTCTACTCCCTCATAGCCGACTACACCTACCCTCCGCTGTACACCTATGCCACGCTGGTGCCTGCCACTTACAACTCGGTCATCAACCCGGTCATCTACGCCTTCAGGAACCAGGAAATCCAGAAGGCGCTGTGGCTGGTGTGCTGTGGCTGCGTGCCGACCAGCGTGGCGCACCGTGCTCGGACACCCAGCGACGTGTGA